One window of the Eucalyptus grandis isolate ANBG69807.140 chromosome 8, ASM1654582v1, whole genome shotgun sequence genome contains the following:
- the LOC104414916 gene encoding endo-1,3;1,4-beta-D-glucanase, with translation MSSSQCFENPPDLSSTCGAGRVEELAGLKTYVTGPSDSKRAIILIADVFGYEAPKLRKLADKVASAGFLVVVPDFLYGNPYPMDYSNPNFDREAWKKIHSTDKGYEDVKPVISAVRSKGVSTIGAAGFCWGGKVLVKLAGTEDIQAAVILHPGHMTEDEIQAVKIPTAILGAEIDHASPPEELKKFGEIMSAKTEFESYVKIFPSVSHGWSVRYDDNNDFAVKSAEEAQEDMLNWFLKHVK, from the exons ATGTCGAGTTCTCAGTGTTTTGAGAACCCACCGGACCTGAGCTCGACTTGCGGAGCGGGCCGTGTTGAAGAGCTTGCAGGGCTCAAGACTTACGTCACTGGCCCTTCCGATTCCAAGCGTGCCATTATTCTCATCGCCGACGTTTTTG GGTATGAGGCTCCTAAGCTGAG AAAACTTGCAGATAAGGTCGCATCTGCCGGATTCTTGGTGGTTGTACCTGATTTCTTGTATGGAAATCCATATCCCATGGATTACAGTAATCCTAATTTTGATAGAGaagcttggaagaaaattcATAGCACG GATAAAGGGTATGAAGATGTGAAGCCAGTGATTTCTGCAGTTAGGAGTAAAGGCGTGTCCACCATTGGGGCTGCAGGATTTTGTTGGGGAG GAAAGGTACTAGTGAAATTAGCGGGCACTGAAGACATTCAAGCAGCAGTTATTCTGCACCCTGGTCATATGACTGAAGATGAAATCCAAG CTGTCAAGATTCCAACTGCCATATTGGGAGCCGAGATTGACCATGCTTCCCCGCCTGAAGAACTGAAAAAGTTTGGGGAGATCATGTCGGCTAAAACTGAA TTTGAGAGTTACGTGAAAATATTCCCTAGTGTTAGTCATGGATGGAGTGTGAGGTATGACGACAACAACGATTTTGCTGTCAAGAGCGCCGAAGAGGCCCAAGAGGACATGTTGAATTGGTTTTTGAAGCATGTCAAGTGA